Proteins encoded by one window of Streptomyces clavuligerus:
- a CDS encoding Bax inhibitor-1/YccA family protein produces the protein MRSSNPVFSRRGFSRDNGIAGFNAQQQAGSPVAGNPYAQGAANPYATNPYAPADTQLGAAQAPAHRVMTIDDVVARTAMTLGTVVVTAMLAWFLLPVDKDNLGQSYGIAIGAALVAMVLALVQSFKSKPVPALILTYAAFEGVFLGVLSNTVSTHIAPGAVTQAVLGTMAVFAGVLIAYKMRWIRVNRRFAGFVSAAAIGFVLLMAVNLLVAVIGGGDGLGLRSGGLGILFGVLGVVLGACFLALDFKQVEDGLTYGAPREESWLAAFGLTLTLVWIYLEMLRLVSILQGDD, from the coding sequence ATGAGGAGCAGTAACCCGGTCTTCTCGCGACGGGGTTTCAGCCGCGACAACGGCATTGCGGGCTTCAACGCGCAGCAGCAGGCCGGGAGCCCTGTCGCCGGTAACCCCTATGCCCAGGGCGCGGCCAACCCGTACGCCACCAACCCGTACGCACCTGCCGACACCCAGCTCGGCGCGGCCCAGGCCCCCGCCCACCGGGTGATGACGATCGACGACGTCGTGGCGCGTACCGCGATGACGCTCGGCACGGTCGTCGTCACCGCGATGCTCGCGTGGTTCCTGCTGCCCGTCGACAAGGACAACCTCGGCCAGTCCTACGGCATCGCCATCGGTGCCGCGCTGGTCGCGATGGTGCTGGCGCTCGTCCAGTCCTTCAAGAGCAAGCCGGTCCCGGCGCTGATCCTGACGTACGCGGCCTTCGAGGGCGTCTTCCTCGGCGTGCTGTCCAACACGGTGTCCACCCACATCGCGCCCGGCGCGGTCACGCAGGCGGTGCTCGGCACGATGGCGGTCTTCGCCGGTGTGCTCATCGCCTACAAGATGCGCTGGATCCGGGTGAACCGGCGCTTCGCCGGCTTCGTCAGCGCCGCCGCGATCGGCTTCGTCCTGCTGATGGCGGTCAACCTGCTCGTCGCCGTCATCGGCGGCGGCGACGGCCTGGGCCTGCGCTCCGGCGGCCTCGGCATCCTCTTCGGCGTGCTCGGTGTCGTCCTCGGCGCCTGCTTCCTCGCCCTGGACTTCAAGCAGGTCGAGGACGGGCTGACCTACGGCGCCCCGCGTGAGGAGTCCTGGCTCGCCGCCTTCGGCCTCACGCTGACCCTGGTCTGGATCTACCTGGAGATGCTGCGTCTGGTCTCCATCCTCCAGGGCGACGACTGA